GATACGCTACTCGAGGCCCTCGAAGCCACCGAGACCTATGCCTGGGAGTGGGACATCGAGTCGGACACCGTCGATCGCCATCCCGCGTTCGAGACACTCTTTGGGGTGGACGCGACCGAGTTGGAACCGATCTTCGAGAACTTCGTCGAGCGAGTCCATACCGCCTACCGCGAGGACGTCGTCGAGGCCTTCGAGACGGCTATCGAGGAGGGCTCCTCGTATCACGTCCAGTATCCCCTGACCCTGGGTGACGAGGAGATCTGGCTCGAAGGACAGGGACAGGTCGTCCTGAACGATGATGGAACGCCCGGGCGGATCGTGGGCACGACGCGTCGAATTCCCGAGCCCGAAGACACCTGATCGGTCGGTTCCGAGCCGTTATTCCGCACTGGGGAGTTCGATCCGGACGAGCGTCCCCCGCGGATCGTTTTCTTCAAACGAGATCGTTCCATCGGAGACCGTGACGATCCACTGGGTGAGCCAGAGCTCGAGCCCACTGGAGTGAGCGAGGGGCGTTTCACGTCCGGCTTCCAGCGGGTCGATCTCGGCTTCTGGAATTCCAGGCCCGTCGTCGGCCACCGTGATCTCCACCGTCTCAGTCTCCGGCGGGTCGGTCACCGTCACTTCGACGGTCGGGGAGTCCCGATCGTTGTGTTCGACGGCGTTCGAGAGCACGTGATCGAGGGCGAGATCGAACCGTTCGCGAGCACTTGCAGTCGCCGATTCGGGGACCGACACCGAAACGGTGGCCTCGGGATACTCGTTTTTGAAGCCGATAACTTTCGTCTTCACCCGGGTCGCGACGTCGATGACGTTTTTCTCGGCCCCCTGGTCGTCGATTGCACTCTCGATGTGGCGGACGCTCTCGGCGATTCGACGCAGCCGATCGGACTCGTCGATGACCGTCTCGAGAGCGGTTTCGAGCTTCTGGGAGGAGGAACGGGCGAGTTCCGCGTTGCCCTTGATGATGTTGACCGAGGACCGGATGTCGTGGCGGAGAATCCGGTTCATGACCGAGAGGCGCTGGTGGAGTTGCTCGACGTGTTCCTTCTCGGCTTCGAGTCTCTCCTCGCGGCGCTTTCGTTCGGTTACGTCGCTGTTCACGGCGACGAACCGTTCGATGTCCCCCGCGGGACCTTCGATCGGTGCGATGGTCTGGGAGACGACGAATGTCTCGCCCTCGGCTGACTCGTTTATGACCTCCCGCTGGAAGGTCTCCCCCGAGAGGATCGTCTCCCAGAGCGCCTCGTAGTAGGAGTCGCTCATCTCCCCGGACTGGAACATGCGTGGGTTCCGACCGATTGCTTCGGTTCGGTCATAGCCCGTGATCTCCTCGAAGGCGGGGTTGGCATACTGAATCGTGCCATCGGTGTCGGTCCAGTAGATCGAGTGGCCGGCGTTCTCGACGGCAGCCTTGAAGGCCCGGATGTCAGCTTCCTCCTTGACCGTTTTGCCGGTGTCCCGGACCGTCGCGAGCACGTATTTCTCATCGCCGATCTCAGTTGCTTCGAGCGTGATCGCAGCCCAGAAGACACTCCCGTCCCCGGCGGTCGCCTGACGGCGCAACGTTACCGGCTGCCCGTTTGTGACCGTACTGAACACGTCGGTGGCCCGGTCCCGGGAGTGAGCTCCCAGGTCCGAACTCAGCGTGGCGATCGAGGTGCCCCGGAGCTCGTCTCGTGAATAACCGAACAGTGCCGTCGCCTTTGGGTTACACTCGACGACCCGGCCCGTCTCCGGGTCGAAGACGAGGACGGGGTCCGGCAGCGCCTCGAACAGATCACGATAGACATCCCCCGGTGTCGTCGCGTCGAACAGTTCGGGGGTGCTTGATTGGGTGTCGTCCATGGTCGGGTTTTGGATCGGCCGGGTGGTATCGGATGGGGGTACTCAGAACTAAAACATAACTGTTCTTCGTTCCGATGGTATCCGCCCGGTTGATGGGGATTAATCGGCTTCGGACTCAGTGTCAGATTCCATCGGTTTCAGAGTCGGTTTCGATGGCGCTTCGAACTCGGGCCCATCGGATCGGCGGAGCGCGTAGACGCCGGTGAGCAGGACCAGAAGCGACTGGATTCGGACCGCTGTGACGAACCACTGACGGGGCTCCAGATCCTCGGTATTTCGATAACTCGGTCCGAGCGCCAGGGTTTTCGACACTTCGATCACGCGTCTGGGAAAGAGCGATCCGACGACGCCGAGCAGGACCGCCAGGAGTTTCATTTTCATACTAACAGGTTTGTCGGCCCCATAGAAAAATTTGTGCCCAATTGCCGGGGTGTCCGTCACGGGAACTGATCGCGGTGGTAACTGTCCTGTTCCATCTCGCAGTTGCCGTCCGCGTCGATCACCAGGCGGCCGGAGTACCCACAGGTTCGGGAACTGTTGTACTTGCAGCTCGTGTTCATGCAGTCGACGGCGTGTCGGTTGTCGCCAAAACTCATACGTTCACGTAGGAGGAGCAGTATCTTGAATCCAGGTGCTGCCCCGTGGAAAGCATGAAGGGGGTTCCACGCCACTCCATTGATATGTACGACCGGATCGTCGTCGCCGTCGATTCGAGTGCGGAGGCGGCCCATGCCGCCCGGACGGGCTTTGCGCTCGCCCAGACCCTCTCGGTCCCCGTCGACGTGGTGACTGTGCTGGAAGCTTCGATTCTCGACGCGTTGCGATCCGGGACCGGTCGTGATCGACTTCGCTCGGAGCGCGAGCAGTTGCTCGCCGATATCGAGTCCAGAGCCGGGGCGGTCTCGATTTCGACGACCCTGCTCGAGGGGCGGCCTGCCGATCGGATCGTGGAATTCGCACTCGACAGCGGGACGAACCCGTTGGTCGTTCTCGGTCGGCAAGGCCGGTCTTCCGTGTCTCGCCGGCTCCTCGGCGGCGTCACTGAAGGGGTCCTCGAACGTGGGGACCTGCCGGTACTGGTGGATCCAGGGCCCGGGGAAGCCGAGTCCGATTTCGACCCCTCGCGGATCCTCGTTCCGACGGACGGGAGCGAAAACGCCGACGTCGCACTTCCCCATGTCGCTGCGCTGGCGAACCAGTTCGACGCTGCGGTCACCGTTCTCTCCGTGGTTGACCTCCAGCGGGCAGGTGGCGTGTTCAACGCTGGCGGCCTCGACGCGGAATTTATCGAGGCCCTCGAGAGTCGGGCCGAGACGGCCACCGCGGCGGCCGAGGAGACGATTCAGGCGACGGAGTCGAGCCTGTCAGTAGAGTCGATGGTCCGCCGGTCGAAGGACTTCGAGGGGGTCTCCGGGGCGATCTGTGAGACCACCGTGGCCGAGAACGTCGATTTGGTCGTGATGGGATCACACGGTCGTTCGAACGTCCGTCGTCAACTGCTGGGAAGCGTGACGAGCACGGTGTTGCGCTCGATCGACGTGCCGACCCTCGTGGTCCCGCGCTCGCGGTCTTAACTCGATTCCGGTACCAGTCCGTCGATCCCGTCCCCCGCGCTAACCGAGTCGGTCTCCTGGTCGCCCCACCCATCATGAATCGTGATTTCGGCGTCCGTCGGTGGCGTTCCATCGACGGTCACTCGCAACAGCGCCGACGGATAGGTGATAACCGTCGCACAGGCCTCTTTGTCACCTGACTTGACGACCCGGGCGGTGGCCCGAAGCGTGCCGTCGATCAGGCGAACGTTCTCGAATTCCACCGTCCGGTAACAGGCCGACGGGCCGACTGACTCGACGAGTAGCAACCGTTCGGTCTGGTGATCCAAGCCTTCCAGCGACGATTCGATAGCATCCACCCGCTCGCCCGGGAGATCGAACGCTTCGAGGGCTACTGCCTGATCCTCGTCGCTCCCGATGAGCACGGCGTGTCCGACGACCCCCTCGTCGTGCCAGGCTGGCCGGGTGCTTCGTACCGCCAGCGGCACTGTCTCGGTCTCCGTAATCGTCGAACCCGATCCGGGAGCCGAGAGGCACCCGGCAAGCGTGAGTGTGAGCCCGCTCCCCAGGGCCCCAAGCGTCGACCGGCGTGTGTACTCCATAGTGGTCTAGAGGGGGCCGACCAGCGTCACCGTTTCGGAGCCTCAAAAGCCCCTTTGAGAACAGCCCTGTTCAGTCGTCCGCCACTTCGTTGCCGACCCGCTTGCCGGCGTAATCCCGGCCCAGGTAGTAGTTGAGCCAGGAGGAGGTCCCTTCCAGGTCGTAGTCGGGCGGCGGGATGTAGGTGTCCCGAAGTTTTTCACGGGCCTTCTCGAGGCCGCCGTCGGCCTTGAGTTTGCGATAGGCCCGGACGTAGATACACTCCTGCTCGCCGGGATAGACCTCACACCAGCCGTCGTAACTCCCGCCACAGGGGCCGTTGCGCTCGTTTTTCGGACACTGTGACATCGGACAGAGGTAGGCCAGATCGAAGAGCGCACAGTTGCCACACTCCTGGCAGTCATTTGAGATGGTCTTGGTGACCCGCTCGAAGGTCGTAAACGGCTCTTCGAGGGCCGAATCGTCGACTTTCTTCGAGAACCAGCGCATCGGGCCGAACAGCGGGCCGTCGGGCTCGAACATCAGTTCGTGGGCGACCTTGAAGCCCTTGTACTTCAGCCCAGTGCTGGGGTTCTCGGGGAGGATGGCGTGTTCGTCCGCGTTGAGCCCCGTCTCCGGGTCCCGCTCGTAGTAGTAAAAGCCGTCCTCCATCGGGAAGTCGAACTCGGAGACGTACGTCTCCCAGTCCGGGGCGAGCTCCTCGCCGCGCTCGACGATGTACTCGACGTCGTCGTAGTCCGCAGCGTGCCCACCGATGTGGACCCCGGCAAAGCCCATGCCCTTCATGAAGGCGTACATCTTCGCCGCACGTTCGAGCATCGCCTGATGGGGATCCTCGCCCTCCTGTTCGGCCTCGACCTCCTCGCGGAGGTCGTCGGTGACGATGGCTCCAGGGATCCGGTTCTCGTTCATCGCCCGGGCCGAGCCGGGATCGAGGACATAGAGGTTGCCGATCACCGGCACGTCGAGGTCTTTCTCGTCGATGAATTTGATGAGTTCGTGGAACTTCCGGGCGTCGAACCCGACCTGTGGGATGATGAATTCGGCCCCCTTCTCCACCTTCATCTCCAGCTTCCAGTACTGGGGCATCAACTCCGCTTCCAGGCGCTTGAACGGGGAGACGACCGCACCCGGGAAGAAGTCCGTCTCGGCGAGTTCGTTGTGCCGGCCGAAGTTGTCCTCGAACTCGAACCCGTCATTGAGATCGGAGACGAAATCCAGGGTCTGGACCGGGTCGAGGTCGTAGACGGCTTTCGCCTGGCCCTCGAAGGCCGGCCCCTGGTGATCGCCACTCATAATCAGGATGTTGTGGAGGTCCTCACGCTCCAAAGCGTGGAGCAGGCCCTCGATCTGGTTGCGGTTCTTGTCCTTGGTGGTGAAGTGAACGAGCGGTTCGATGCCCCGCTCTTTGAGCTTCATCCCCAGGTAATCGGCCGAGAGCGCGGGTGTCCCGCCAGGGTTGTCGGTTAGCGAGACCGCATCGACGACGTCCCCCGACGCCGCCGTCTCCGCGTCCTCGAACACCTCCTCTTGCTGGGGTTCGTGGGAACCCCGTCCGGGGATTAGCTCCCAGGTCACCGCGAAGCGGTCCTCGTCCTCGACGGCCGCACGAAAGTCTTGTCTGGTCATCGGTTTGCCCTCCGGCCCACCACCTGACTCGGTCGGACTCCGTCACTGTTCCCCGTCCCGCCCGACCGGCCTGTCGTGATTCGGCGTCGACACGTGCTGGACATCGCAGTAACTGGGAGTAAGCCGGATGCAATCTTGAACGTTTTCATCCTGGAAAAATAGCCCTGAACGACCGAAATCTGGTGGCCGCGGACGAATCAAAACGTTGATACTGGTCACCGATGATTCTTCGACACTGTCATGTCCATGGACGACCTGCTTGCAGTTTTTTCCGCCGAAATCGAGCGAGTGAACGGCGATTACGTGATTTCGATCCCTGAGCGCGAACTCGAAGTGGGGGAACTGGACCCCGATTCGGTGTACCGCTTTGGCGTCCTGGGATCGGTCTCTCAGGGGACGACTCGGTCGAAATCCAGCACTACCGAGCGCTCGACCCCGCCGGTCGACGAGGGGGACACCCTCGAAGTCGAGATCGACTCGAAAGGGGAGGAAGGGGACGGAATCGCCTACGTCGAGGGCGGCTACGTCGTCTTCGTTCCGAATACCGCGATCGGAGATATCGTCACGGTCGAGGTCGTGAGTGTTGGCCCGCGCTTCGCCCGGGCCGAACCGGTCGATGGGACCCCGTCGGATTCTGATATCGAAGCGATCTGATCGGCTACTGTTCGGGTAGTTGAATCTCGACCCCATCCAGCGACGGGGCTTCGAGCACGCCGCCAGTTGCAGCGCTCGTCGCCATCGCTGCGTACTTCTCCAGCACGCCTGTCACCTCCGGTTCCGGCGGCGACCAGGATTTGGCTCGCGAACGAAGTGTCTCCGCCGGAACGTCGAGTTCGAGTCGGCCCGCATCGACATCGATCAGGATCTGATCGCCTTCCTCGACCAGCGCGATGGGACCGCCAGACGCGGCTTCCGGGCTCACGTGCCCGATGGCTGCGCCCCGCGTGCCCCCAGAAAAGCGCCCGTCGGTGATCAACGCCACCTCACCGGAGAGCCGGGGCGAACCGCTGACTTTCGACGTCGGCTCCAGCATTTCCGGCATGCCGGGACCACCACGCGGCCCCTCATAGCGGATCACGATGACATCCCCCGGATCGATCTCGCCCCCATCCAGTGCTTCCAGGGCCGCACTCTGGGATTCGAAGACACGTGCCCGTCCCTCGAAGTGATGCATCGATTCGTCCATGGCGCCGGCCTTGACGACCGCGCCGTTCGGCGCCAAATTGCCGTCGAGGACGGCCAGACTTCCCCCGTCGTGAACGGGATCCGCCCGGGGCTGGATGACCGTGCCGCGCTTGTCCGCGTTCTCGATCCGATCGCCGATCGTGATGCCGTCGACCGTCTCTCGGTCCTGATGCATCTCGGCTTTGAGTTCCGCCATGACGGCCGGCACTCCACCGTCGTCCCGGAGGTGTTCCATCCGCCACGGGCCGGCCGGACTCATGTGTGCCAGGTGGGGTGTCTCCTCGGCCAGGTTCTCGAAGTCCTCCAGGGTGATGTCGAGACCGGCCTCTGCGGCCACCGCTGGCACGTGGAGCATGGTGTTGGTGCTCCCGCCCAGTGCCAGGTCGACCCGGAGGGCGTCCTCGAAGGCCGCCTCGGTGAGCAAATCCGAGGGGCGGATATCCTCCTTGACCAGCCGAAGGATCTCGCGACCGCTCTTGCGTGCGATCTCCTGTTTCGCCGTGTCGGTCGCTCCCGAGGTCGCACACTCCGTCCAGGAGAGGCCCAGTGCCTCGGTTACACAGGCCATCGTGTTGGCCGTGAACATGCCAGCACAGGATCCCTCGCCCGGACAGGCCGAACACTCCAGTTCGTAGAGCTCGTCGTCACTCATCTCGCCCTCGTGGTGCTGGCTCACGCCCTCGAAGACGGTCACCAGATCCGCTGGTTCGTCGTCGAAACTCCCGGCTGCCATGTGGCCGCCGGTGACGACGATGGCCGGAATGTCGAGCCGCGCCACGGCCATCAACATCCCCGGGACGATCTTGTCACACGAGGCCATCGCGATCAGCCCGTCGAACTGGTGGGCGTTGACCATCAACTCGACCGAATCCGCGATCGTCTCCCGCGAGGGCAGACTCGAACGCATCCCCTCGTGTCCCATGGCGATGCCGTCGTCGACCGCGATCGTGTTGAACTCCAGTGGGGTCCCACCGGCCTCGCGAATCCCGTCTTTGACGTGGGTCGCGAGTTCGTCGAGGTGGACGTGGCCGGGAACGATCTCGTTCCAGGAGTTCGCTACCCCGATGAGCGGTTGATGGATCTCCTCGTCGTCCAGTCCTGCCGCCCGGAAGAGCGAGCGGTGGGGGGCCCGATCGACGCCCTCGGTCACCGTCGCGCTCCGCATGTCGCTGTCCTTCTCGGTAAAGTCGGCCATCCTAGTCTGTTCGTACCTGGTCGTGGGGACCTTTAACCCACCCGATCAACGCGAGATCTGATCACCGTGAACGCGACTGACGTGGCGTCCGACACACCCATGTCGGTAGAACGGGAGTCCACCGACAAGCCAACGGCTTCAGCCGTTGGTAGCTGACTGGCGTCGATAGACAGCTTCGAGGACGAGCAGTGCGAGCAACCCACCGACCAGGACCATCGCTCCGGGCTCAACGAGGAAATTCCCGATCTGCTCGATCAAGCCCGGTGTCGCGTTCGCGGATTCCGTCGCGGTCTGGAGCATGACTTGATCGCCACCTGACTCCCCGGGCGAGATCCGCTCACCCAGGGCGAACTGCGCGAGAACCCCGCCCGCGAAAACCGCCGAGAGGCCCCCAACCATGCGTTTGAGTTTGTTTTCCATCTCCGATCGAGTGTGCTCTCCCTCGACGATCACCAGGGGATCGCTGGTCGGGGCGTAGACTGACATCTCCGCTCCCTTCTCGGAGTACCGCGTGCCGACCGACTCGACGAGGTCGACCTCGCCGAGTTTCTCCAGGTGGTAGTGGACGTTCTGGAGGGATGTGTCGGTCGCGTCGGCGAGTTCGGAGGGCGTGGCCGGGTCTTCATAGAGGTGTTCGAGCATCCGTCGACGGGTCGCCGAAGAGAGGGCCTCGAAGACCGCGTCCACGTTCGGCCCGTCCAGGGGAACGACTCTGGGCTCGGTGGCCGCAGCTGACTCCCCCGGCCGAATCTGGGTGAGCGGGCTCGACATGGGTACTTGCCACTTGTACTCACCCGTGGGTTAAAACTCTACCAGAAGATCAAACCGTGACTGTAGTCTTTCCTGGATCGGCCGGTGACCCTATGTGTCCGGTCCCCGTTGGATCGGTCTGATGTGGAACTACCGCGGGACGACGCCCATGGCGGACCGTCCGGACGGGTTTTTCGCGGACGGGCATTTCTGGGTCCGGGAGTTCGTCCTCGGCCGGGCCGTTGCGGTTCGGATGGACGAGTCGGGATTGCTCACGTTCGCCGGCCCCGAGGGTGAGTTCGATGCCGAGGAACCCCCCTGGTCGCTCCGTCGATCCATCGAGGCCGTTCGGTCGAACCTCGACCGTGACCGGCTTCGCAACGCCGCTGATGACGCCGGGGCGTACACCTTCTACCTGCTCGCGCCGCTCTCGATCGGTATCGACTACGATTTTGATACCCTCCCTCCGGCACTGGGAGTGGATATCTGGGATAGCTCCGCCGGGGAGTACACCACCCTCGACGTGACCGAGCGGGTTTTCGAGGGAATCGGCCTGTGGACGGCCCCGACCATTGCGCGGGAAGTGCCTGCACGGGACCTCTCGCCGGAGACCTACGAACTCCCGAGGTCGCACTGGGCGGACGAACAGGCCGCCGGCGTCGTCTTCCGGAAGAAACACGGTGGGGCCGTCAGACTCCTTCGAACCCCCTTCGAAAACACGACGTGGGAATCCCCGGAGTCGGCCGGCGTCCCGGATTTCGACGATTGGATCGGAGCGCATCTGGATGCTGACCGCGCCAGGTCACTTCTCAAGCGGACTGATCAGTCCCTCGATTCCGTGGGAATCGAAGCGGCGACTGCCCTAATCGGGGCTTCACTGGCCCAGCGGCAGTACGCAACGGTGGGTCAGATCGCCGATTCGGATCCGGAACGGTTCCGAACGGCGATCCGAGACCGCCTCGTCGAAATACGCGAGACAGAAGCAAGCGAATCGGCTTCCTAACCTCCTACAACTTTAACTGCGTGGTCGGTTAATCGGGGCATAATGGGAACTGAGGAGGGTGGTGGGGAGGACGGGGCCACGAACCCGTCAGTCGATCCGGACGGTGGGGCGAGGGCACCGGATCAGGCTGAAACGAGCACCGCGGACAGAACGGACATGGAACGGGACGACAACGGAGATTTTTCCGGGCCGGCCGATCTTCGAGAAGCCATTCAGCGAGGTGTTACCGTAGCGGCTCGACTCGACGAAACCGTCACTCGTGCCCGACTGGGCCAGGCCGCGACGGACGCGGACAACCTCGACACGGCGGTCACCAATCTCATCGAGGGCACCGTCCCCGTCCGGAAAGGCGTCTACTCCTGGCTTCACTTCAAGTGGGAATACTACCTGGACGAGGTGGGCGACCCACCACGGGACGACGACGGGACCCCTGAACCCTTCGATAAGGCAGCGTATCTCGGGTTCGAGCCCGGGGACATCGAGTCCACACTCAGCTACGGGGAATCACGCGCGGACGCCCTTGCCGATCTTATCGAGGAACGAACCGTCAACGTCCAACCAGACCTCGACGAGGACGCCTTTTTCTCCACGGTCTCGGGGGCGACGACGCTCACGAACCGCTACGACCTCGAACGGGCCGTCCCGATGGCGAAGAAGACCCACTTCGTCGAGGAGGAGCGCTACTGGGTGAACAAGCCCTATGCCTTCGTCGTCATCTTTCACTCCCGGAAGGAAAACGAGAAGAAGTACTACCTCATCGAGCCCTACCGCACGCCGATCGAGGCCGACCTCCGTGAGTTTCTCACCGAAAAGCTCCGGACGGCCATCAAATACGCCGAGGAAGGGGTTACAATCGGCGGGTCAGACGCCGAACGCCGGGCCGTCATCGAGCGTGAGACCGACCGGCTGTTGAACCGCTATGATCTCTACGACACGGCGCCGGACCGTGGGTTCAGGGAGACGATTGCCGACGGACTGGACTTCGGAGACCGGGATGGGTTCCTGGGCCGATTCACTGGGGACACTGGGGCAGTGGGCCAGCTCCGGAACTGGCTCGCCCCCGAGGCTGGACCCGAGGCAGATTCGAACCCGGAAGCACTCTCGGGAATCGCGGCCAGGCCCGAACCGGCCCTTCTCGCGGAGGACGATCCCGAGTTAAACGAATACCAGGTGGAGAAGCTCCGGTACTTTCTGGCCCGGGATTTCACCGGGTACGAGCGGATCGACGGTATCAAACACGACATCAACGTCGAGGACATCTCGTGTGACGGCTACGAGAGCCCCGTGTTCGTCTATCACACGGATTACGAACAGCTCATCTCGAATGTCACGCATGGCACCGAGCAACTCGATGACTTCGTGGTGAAACTCGCCCAGCGCTCGGGCAAGGGGATCAGCAAGCGCCAGCCACAGGTCGATGCGACCCTGCCGGACGGCTCCCGTGCCCAGTTGACTCTCGGAACCGAAGTGTCCGATCACGGGACGAACTACACCATCCGGCAGTTCAAGGACGTCCCGTTCACGCCGGTCGATCTCATCAACTGGAAGACCTTCTCGCTGGAGGAGATGGCCTTCCTCTGGCTCTGTATCGAGAACAACAAGTCCCTGCTCTTTGCCGGCGGCACGGCCTCGGGGAAGACGACCAGCCTGAACGCGGTCTCGCTTTTCGTCCCCAGCAACGCCAAGATCGTCTCCATCGAGGACACCCGGGAGGTGGAACTGCCCCAGCGCAACTGGATCGCGTCGGTCACACGCCCCTCGTTTGGCGAGGACGAAGCCGGCGACATCGACGAGTTCGACCTCCTGGAGGCGGCCCTGCGCCAGCGCCCCGACTACATCATCATGGGTGAGGTCCGGGGGGAAGAGGGGCGAACGCTCTTCCAGGTCATGTCGACGGGCCACACCACCTACACCACCTTCCACGCGGACAACGTCAGCGAGGTCATCAAGCGGTTCACCACCGAACCGATCAACGTCTCGAAGACCCTCTTTACCGCCCTGGATCTGGTGTCGATCCAGGCCTCGACCAGGGTCCGCGGGAAGAAAGTACGGCGCAGCCGAAATATTACCGAAATCCGGCGGTACGACGCCGAGAACGACGAGATCAACGTCAACGACGTCTTCCAGTGGCGGCCCGAGACCGACACCTATCGCAGCACCGCCGAGTCGACCACGCTCGACGAGATCAAGTTCGACCGGGGCTGGTCGGAAGCCGAGTTGCAACAGCAACTCTTCGAACGGCGGGTCGTCCTCGCCTCGCTCATCGAGCAGGGGCTCAACACGTACAGCGAGGTGGCAGCGACTCTCCAGGCCTACATCAACGACCCGGAGACGCTGCTTACCCTCATCGCGAACGACGAACTCGAGGAGGCACTCGGTGACCTTCGGGAACTGGAAAGTGTTCTGATCGACGTCGATCCCGAACTCGAAGCGATGGTGCCACGGCCCGAACCGGACGCGGACATCCTCGAAACGACCACCGAAATCCTCGACCGGGCCGAGGAGGAACTCTTCCCCGAGTATCGCGGCGAGCGAGGGGCCGAACTCGTCGACATCCTTCCCGATCAGGACGACAGCAAGGCGCCGAGCGAAACTGACAGGCCGGGGGCGGATGAGCCCGATCACTCGGAGGATTCGACCGCATGAGCACCGACCATCTGGGTGGCCGCTCGGAGCAGTTCGCCGACCTGTTCTATCCGCTCTTCGAGTGGCTATTCGGCGAGGACTCCGAGTTCGTCGCTGACCTCGAACGCAAACTCGCCGAGGCCCGGATGGAGGAAACTGTCGAACTGTACGTCTCCCGGGCGATCGGGTATGGCGTTCTCGCTGGCCTGTTTCTCTGGGTTCTTGGAACCGGTCTCGGATATGCGCTCTTTGGATTGGGGCTCGTTGGAACCGACGTGTCGATCGGGTTGCCGGTCTCGAACCCGGCGATCGCTGCGTTCCTGGAGGCACTCAAAGTGCCCGCGCTCGTCCTCGTCACTGGCCTCTTCTTCGGGGCGATCGGGTTCGTCACCGGCTTCGGGATGCTGGTGCTCATGCCCTACAACAGGGCCGCCTCGCGAAAGCGGGAGATCAACATGTTGCTCCCCGACGCCGTCTCGTTCATGTATGCGCTCTCGATCGGCGGGCTCAATCAACTGGAGATTCTCGAGGCGATGGCCCAGGCCGAGGACACCTACGGGGAGGTCGCCCTGGAGTTCCGGACGATCGTCCAGGAGACTGAATACTTCGACGTGGACTATCGAACCGCGATCCGCCGGCGCTCGATGGAGACCCCCAGTGAGGACCTCTCGCAGTTCTTCACGGACATGCTCTCGATCATCAACAGCGGCGGGGACATGGCGGCGTTCCTCGAGGACAAGAAGGAGACCCACATGCGAACCGCAAAACAGCAACAGGAGCTCACCCTGCAGACTCTCGAGCTGTTCGGCGAGATGTACATGACCCTCTCGCTGTTCCCGCTCTTGCTCATCATCGTCCTGGTCGTGATGAGCATGCTGGGCCAGTCCCAGGAGTTCCTCCTCTACGCGACGGTCTATGTCCTGTTACCGATGGTGAGTGTCGCCTTTCTCGTCATGGTCTCCACGGTCAAGCAGGACGAACCCGGGGATGGCTATCTCGATCTGGGGGCCGTGCAGGACGGCGACGAACTCACCCGGACGGTGGGTGACGGCGGGGCTACCCCACCGGCCGAAACCGCTCTCCACCGCCGACTCGAAAGCCGCGAGCGCAGGTACGCCCTCTCACAATTCCTCCGCCAGCCTCACTACTACTTCCGGGAACACCCGCTTATCACGCTCGTCCTGACACTTCCCCTTACCATCGGGATCCTGGCGCATGCGATCACCAGCGGGTTGGTTCCGCTCTCGTTCTCGGGACTGGTCGACAATCCCGTCGGATCGAC
This region of Halodesulfurarchaeum sp. HSR-GB genomic DNA includes:
- the ilvD gene encoding dihydroxy-acid dehydratase, with protein sequence MADFTEKDSDMRSATVTEGVDRAPHRSLFRAAGLDDEEIHQPLIGVANSWNEIVPGHVHLDELATHVKDGIREAGGTPLEFNTIAVDDGIAMGHEGMRSSLPSRETIADSVELMVNAHQFDGLIAMASCDKIVPGMLMAVARLDIPAIVVTGGHMAAGSFDDEPADLVTVFEGVSQHHEGEMSDDELYELECSACPGEGSCAGMFTANTMACVTEALGLSWTECATSGATDTAKQEIARKSGREILRLVKEDIRPSDLLTEAAFEDALRVDLALGGSTNTMLHVPAVAAEAGLDITLEDFENLAEETPHLAHMSPAGPWRMEHLRDDGGVPAVMAELKAEMHQDRETVDGITIGDRIENADKRGTVIQPRADPVHDGGSLAVLDGNLAPNGAVVKAGAMDESMHHFEGRARVFESQSAALEALDGGEIDPGDVIVIRYEGPRGGPGMPEMLEPTSKVSGSPRLSGEVALITDGRFSGGTRGAAIGHVSPEAASGGPIALVEEGDQILIDVDAGRLELDVPAETLRSRAKSWSPPEPEVTGVLEKYAAMATSAATGGVLEAPSLDGVEIQLPEQ
- a CDS encoding helix-turn-helix domain-containing protein; translated protein: MSSPLTQIRPGESAAATEPRVVPLDGPNVDAVFEALSSATRRRMLEHLYEDPATPSELADATDTSLQNVHYHLEKLGEVDLVESVGTRYSEKGAEMSVYAPTSDPLVIVEGEHTRSEMENKLKRMVGGLSAVFAGGVLAQFALGERISPGESGGDQVMLQTATESANATPGLIEQIGNFLVEPGAMVLVGGLLALLVLEAVYRRQSATNG
- a CDS encoding type II/IV secretion system ATPase subunit, whose amino-acid sequence is MGTEEGGGEDGATNPSVDPDGGARAPDQAETSTADRTDMERDDNGDFSGPADLREAIQRGVTVAARLDETVTRARLGQAATDADNLDTAVTNLIEGTVPVRKGVYSWLHFKWEYYLDEVGDPPRDDDGTPEPFDKAAYLGFEPGDIESTLSYGESRADALADLIEERTVNVQPDLDEDAFFSTVSGATTLTNRYDLERAVPMAKKTHFVEEERYWVNKPYAFVVIFHSRKENEKKYYLIEPYRTPIEADLREFLTEKLRTAIKYAEEGVTIGGSDAERRAVIERETDRLLNRYDLYDTAPDRGFRETIADGLDFGDRDGFLGRFTGDTGAVGQLRNWLAPEAGPEADSNPEALSGIAARPEPALLAEDDPELNEYQVEKLRYFLARDFTGYERIDGIKHDINVEDISCDGYESPVFVYHTDYEQLISNVTHGTEQLDDFVVKLAQRSGKGISKRQPQVDATLPDGSRAQLTLGTEVSDHGTNYTIRQFKDVPFTPVDLINWKTFSLEEMAFLWLCIENNKSLLFAGGTASGKTTSLNAVSLFVPSNAKIVSIEDTREVELPQRNWIASVTRPSFGEDEAGDIDEFDLLEAALRQRPDYIIMGEVRGEEGRTLFQVMSTGHTTYTTFHADNVSEVIKRFTTEPINVSKTLFTALDLVSIQASTRVRGKKVRRSRNITEIRRYDAENDEINVNDVFQWRPETDTYRSTAESTTLDEIKFDRGWSEAELQQQLFERRVVLASLIEQGLNTYSEVAATLQAYINDPETLLTLIANDELEEALGDLRELESVLIDVDPELEAMVPRPEPDADILETTTEILDRAEEELFPEYRGERGAELVDILPDQDDSKAPSETDRPGADEPDHSEDSTA